One window of Streptomyces sp. NBC_00273 genomic DNA carries:
- a CDS encoding J-domain-containing protein → MTERKPPGVSFESFVDRQIRQATERGDFESLPGYGKPLASLDAPYDEQWWIKDKLHREGFAVLPPALALRKEAEDAAEKVRAARSERQVRDVLTEINEKIAAALRRPPPGPPLGLTEFDVEAEVETWRRSRPDRA, encoded by the coding sequence ATGACCGAGCGCAAGCCACCGGGTGTCAGCTTCGAGTCCTTCGTGGACCGGCAGATCCGACAGGCCACCGAACGGGGCGACTTCGAGAGCCTGCCCGGCTACGGCAAGCCGCTGGCCTCGCTGGACGCGCCCTACGACGAGCAGTGGTGGATCAAGGACAAGCTGCACCGCGAGGGCTTCGCCGTCCTGCCACCGGCGCTCGCGCTGCGCAAGGAGGCCGAGGACGCCGCGGAGAAGGTCCGGGCGGCCCGCTCCGAACGCCAGGTGCGGGACGTCCTCACGGAGATCAACGAGAAGATCGCCGCGGCCCTGCGCAGGCCCCCTCCGGGCCCGCCCCTGGGCCTGACGGAGTTCGACGTCGAGGCCGAAGTGGAGACCTGGCGGCGGAGCCGCCCGGACCGGGCCTGA
- a CDS encoding HIT family protein: protein MLAAMTTQPEQQIGVGTQDAFQRLWTPHRMAYIQGENKPTGPEAGDGCPFCGIPDMSDQDGLVVARGRHVYAVLNLYPYNGGHLMVVPYRHVADYTELDGPETAELADLTKRAMVALRKASGAHGFNIGMNQGAAAGAGIAAHLHQHIVPRWGGDTNFMPVVGHTKVLPQLLADTRQMLADAWPVD, encoded by the coding sequence ATGCTTGCCGCCATGACGACTCAGCCGGAGCAGCAGATCGGTGTGGGCACGCAGGACGCGTTCCAGCGACTGTGGACGCCCCACCGGATGGCCTACATCCAAGGGGAGAACAAGCCGACCGGCCCGGAGGCCGGGGACGGCTGTCCCTTCTGCGGGATTCCGGACATGTCCGACCAGGACGGCCTGGTCGTCGCGCGGGGCCGGCACGTGTACGCGGTGCTGAACCTCTACCCGTACAACGGCGGCCACCTGATGGTGGTCCCGTACCGGCACGTCGCCGACTACACCGAGCTGGACGGGCCGGAGACGGCCGAGCTCGCCGACCTCACCAAGCGGGCGATGGTCGCGCTGCGTAAGGCCTCGGGCGCGCACGGGTTCAACATCGGCATGAACCAGGGCGCGGCTGCCGGCGCCGGCATCGCCGCGCACCTGCACCAGCACATCGTGCCCCGCTGGGGCGGGGACACGAACTTCATGCCGGTCGTGGGCCACACCAAGGTGCTGCCCCAACTCCTGGCGGACACCCGCCAGATGCTCGCCGACGCCTGGCCCGTCGACTAG
- the thrS gene encoding threonine--tRNA ligase, translated as MSDVRVIIQRDSERDERVVATGTTAAELFAGERTIVAARIAGELKDLAYEVQDGETVEPVEISSEDGLNILRHSTAHVMAQAVQELFPEAKLGIGPPVQNGFYYDFDVARPFTPDDLKAIEKKMQEIQKRGQKFSRRVVTDEAAREELADEPYKLELIGIKGSASTDDGANVEVGGGELTIYDNLDAKTGDLCWKDLCRGPHLPTTRNIPAFKLMRNAAAYWRGSEKNPMLQRIYGTAWPSKEELKAHLDFLAEAEKRDHRKLGNELDLFSIPDEIGSGLAVFHPRGGIIRRVMEDYSRKRHEEEGYEFVYSPHATKGALFEKSGHLDWYAEGMYPPMQLDGGTDYYLKPMNCPMHNLIFDARGRSYRELPLRLFEFGTVYRYEKSGVVHGLTRARGFTQDDAHIYCTREQMAEELDTTLTFVLNLLRDYGLTDFYLELSTKDPEKFVGSDEAWEEATAVLAQVAEKQGLPLVPDPGGAAFYGPKISVQCKDAIGRTWQMSTVQLDFNLPERFNLEYTAPDGSRQRPVMIHRALFGSIERFFAVLLEHYAGAMPPWLAPVQAVGIPIGDGHVEYLQEFAAAAKKQGLRVEVDASSDRMQKKIRNHQKLKVPFMIIVGDEDMAAGTVSFRYRDGSQENGIAKDEALAKLAKVVADRVQV; from the coding sequence GTGTCAGACGTCCGTGTGATCATCCAACGCGATTCCGAGCGGGACGAGCGCGTGGTGGCCACGGGCACTACGGCGGCGGAGCTCTTCGCCGGCGAGCGCACCATCGTCGCCGCGCGCATCGCCGGCGAGCTCAAGGACCTCGCGTACGAGGTGCAGGACGGCGAGACCGTCGAACCGGTGGAGATCTCCTCCGAGGACGGCCTGAACATCCTGCGCCACTCGACCGCGCACGTCATGGCCCAGGCCGTGCAGGAGCTCTTCCCCGAGGCCAAGCTGGGCATCGGCCCGCCGGTCCAGAACGGCTTCTACTACGACTTCGACGTCGCCCGCCCCTTCACCCCCGATGACCTCAAGGCCATCGAGAAGAAGATGCAGGAGATCCAGAAGCGCGGCCAGAAGTTCTCCCGCCGCGTGGTCACCGACGAGGCGGCCCGCGAGGAGCTCGCCGACGAGCCGTACAAGCTGGAACTCATCGGCATCAAGGGCTCCGCGTCCACCGACGACGGTGCGAACGTCGAGGTGGGCGGCGGCGAGCTGACCATCTACGACAACCTGGACGCGAAGACCGGCGACCTGTGCTGGAAGGACCTCTGCCGCGGTCCCCACCTGCCCACCACCCGCAACATCCCGGCGTTCAAGCTCATGCGCAACGCGGCCGCCTACTGGCGCGGCAGCGAGAAGAACCCGATGCTCCAGCGCATCTACGGCACCGCGTGGCCGTCGAAGGAAGAGCTGAAGGCCCACCTCGACTTCCTCGCCGAGGCCGAGAAGCGCGACCACCGCAAGCTCGGCAACGAGCTCGACCTCTTCTCCATCCCGGACGAGATCGGCTCCGGCCTCGCCGTCTTCCACCCGCGCGGCGGCATCATCCGCCGGGTGATGGAGGACTACTCGCGCAAGCGGCACGAGGAGGAGGGCTACGAGTTCGTCTACTCCCCGCACGCCACCAAGGGCGCCCTCTTCGAGAAGAGCGGCCACCTGGACTGGTACGCGGAGGGCATGTACCCCCCCATGCAGCTCGACGGTGGTACCGACTACTACCTCAAGCCCATGAACTGCCCGATGCACAACCTGATCTTCGACGCGCGCGGCCGCTCCTACCGCGAGCTGCCGCTGCGCCTGTTCGAGTTCGGCACCGTGTACCGGTACGAGAAGTCGGGTGTCGTCCACGGACTGACCCGCGCCCGCGGCTTCACCCAGGACGACGCGCACATCTACTGCACCCGCGAGCAGATGGCGGAGGAGCTCGACACGACCCTCACCTTCGTGCTCAACCTGCTGCGCGACTACGGTCTGACCGACTTCTACCTGGAGCTGTCCACCAAGGACCCGGAGAAGTTCGTCGGCTCGGACGAGGCCTGGGAGGAGGCGACCGCCGTCCTCGCGCAGGTCGCCGAGAAGCAGGGCCTCCCGCTGGTCCCGGACCCGGGCGGCGCCGCCTTCTACGGTCCGAAGATCTCGGTGCAGTGCAAGGACGCCATCGGCCGCACCTGGCAGATGTCGACCGTGCAGCTCGACTTCAACCTGCCGGAGCGCTTCAACCTGGAGTACACCGCGCCCGACGGCTCCCGCCAGCGGCCGGTCATGATCCACCGCGCGCTGTTCGGCTCGATCGAGCGGTTCTTCGCCGTGCTGCTGGAGCACTACGCGGGCGCCATGCCGCCGTGGCTGGCCCCGGTCCAGGCGGTCGGCATCCCGATCGGCGACGGGCACGTCGAGTACCTGCAGGAGTTCGCCGCGGCGGCGAAGAAGCAGGGCCTGCGGGTCGAGGTGGACGCCTCCTCCGACCGCATGCAGAAGAAGATCCGCAACCACCAGAAGCTCAAGGTCCCGTTCATGATCATCGTCGGTGACGAGGACATGGCCGCGGGCACCGTCTCCTTCCGCTACCGCGACGGTTCGCAGGAGAACGGCATCGCCAAGGACGAGGCACTGGCCAAGCTGGCCAAGGTCGTCGCGGACCGGGTCCAGGTCTGA